TGCCATCGGGCGACCAGGCCGGTTCGACGTTGGTGCCGATGGCCTCACCGGCGGTCAACTGGCGTTGGTTGCTGCCGTCGTCGTCCATGATCCACAGTTGCAGGTTGTCGCTGGGGCCTGCATGCCAGAGGATGCGACCAGGCTGTGGGGTAGCCGTGGGCGCCGGGGTGGCTGTGGGGGTCAGCGCGACGGTCGGCTCCTGGCTCAAGCGCGGCGCGGCAACCGTTGGGTTCAGGTAGATGAAGGCGGCGGCGCCCCAGACGATCACGGTGAACGCGGCCAGCGCCAGGCGGCGGCGGGCCTGACGCCCAAAGATGGCGCTGCCCAGGCTGCTCAATCCCAACAGAATCAGTAGGGCAATCAACAGATATCGTAACACGGCTTCACCTCACTTTGCAGTCTGTTATGTTTAGTTTAGTCTCTGGAAGCCGCGGGGCACGTGGCGTCGGCATCTCCATTCTGACGAGTCTGACGAGGTTGCATGGGTAACTTGCGGCTATTATAGCATGAGTGGGGTGCATCGTTCAAAACCTGGGGAAGCCTGGGAGTGCGGGCGCCTCGCCCGCCGCTCATCTCCCCAACGCGTGACGCTCACCCTGGGGAAGTCCAAACCAGGCAGGTCGTTGATGTTACCAATCCGTGGTCAGCAGGCGCATGACATCGGCCACGGTATGGCCGCCGCGGATGCGCACGCGCGTCAGCTCGAAGAGGTGTTCGCTGTCATGGGTGGCGCCCTGGCGGGTGGTGACAGCTCCCCAGAAATTGGCCGACTGCACCACCTGGACGGCCAGGGGGTCGTAGCGGCCGCTGGGGTAGCAGAAGGCGCGCGGGGTGAAGCCCAGGCGGCTTTCGATCATCTCGCGTGAGCCGAGCACTTGCCAGACCAGGAAATCGGCTGCGCGACCGGCCAGATCAGGATGATCGCGTGAGTGGGAGCCAATGTCCATGCCGGCGTCGTGCAACTCACGCAGCTCATCCCAGGTCATATAGCCAGGGCGGCCGGCATCTACGAAATCGGTGATGACGAAGAAGGTGGCTGTGAACCCGGCCTGCTTGAGTAACGGGAAGGCGTTGTCGAAGTTGTCCTGGTAGCCGTCGTCGAAGGTCAGCACCACGCTTTTGGGGGGCAGGAGGGGCCGGCCGGTCGCCAGGTAGCTGATGAGATCGCTCAGGCGCACGCTGACGAAGCCGGCCGCGGCCATGGCCTCGATCTGCCCGGCCAGTTGATCCGGTGTGACTGACAGATCGCGGCGGTAGATATCGGCCTCGGGCGGCGGCGCGGAGACGTAGTGGTACATCAGTATGGGCACGTTCGCACTGCGCACCTGGGCATCCGGGGTCGGGCCGGGGGTGACCGTGGACGTTGGCGTGAACGTGGGCGTCGGTGTCCTGGTGGCAGAAGGCGTCGGCGTGAGGCTTGGGGTCAGCGTCGGCGCGACGCTTGGGGTTAGCGTCGGTGTGAGGCTTGGGGTCAGCGTCGGTGTGGACGATGGCGTGGGTGTTGGCGTCCACGTGGCTGTGGGGGGGGCGATGGGAGCGCAGGCGCCCAGGGTAATCATCAGCCCGCCGACCAGGAGAAGCAGCGGCGCGACACGGGGCAGTAAGTTAGAACTCAATGTCAATGCTCTGGCGTCGGGGGACGATGACCTCTTTATTGGCGGGGGAAGCCGCGGCCGATTTGGCTGCATTGCGCTCCAGTGCATTGTCAATCAGGATGCGCCAGGCCAGCAGGAACTCACGTTCGGATGCATGCATGTGCGTCCAAAACTCATCCGGTGGGCGGAACTGTTCTGTTTCGTTGCGTAGGCCCGCGAACCCTTCGAGGAGCCATAATGCCCAGGAAAAATCAGCGGATGAATTTCGATGTGGAGCAGGCATACGCAGAAGCCTTTCACTATCGTAGAGGCTTGCGCGCCAGGCAGATGATGGATGTGCCGATGGGCAGCGCCAGGCGCCGAACCAGGGCCGCTTCGACTTTGCCCACGCCCGTCAGCACGGTGTTGACCAGGGGCGACGCCGCTTCCATTTCAACCTGGTAGGCTTCGTCATCGAAATGGGGCGACGCCAGTTTAGGCTCGGCCCGGCCGCGACGCAGCAGAATCAAGCTGGCCGCCAGCGGAAAGATGAAGAAGTTGTTGTAGCTCTTGTGCAGCACCTGGAAGTCCTGCTGTTGCAGCTTGGAGGCCAGCTCGGGCGCGGTGTAGCGCCGTTGATGGGCGTTGAGAACGTCGTTCTGGCTCCACAGCGCCATCAGCGCGGGAACGGTAATCAACAGGTGCCCGCCAGGACGCAGGACCCGGTAACATTCGGCAAAGACGCCGGTCTCGTTGGGCACATGCTCCACGGTGTCGAGCAGCGCCACCAGGCCAAAGGCGGCGTCGGCAAAGGGCAGGGCGTCGGCGCTGCCCTCGCGCACGTCCAACCCACGCGCCTGCGCCACGCGCAGCGGTTTGGGATTGGGGTCAATGCCGATGACGCGACCATAATGAGCGAGGTGATGCGCCATGTTGCCCGCGCCACAGCCCACGTCAAGCACCAGGCGTTGGGGGTCGGCCGGCAGGAAGCGGTCCAGCAGGCCCAAGATGGCCCGCGTGCGACTGGCGAACCACCAATGTTTGTCTTCTGCGAGCACGAGGTTACTATTGTCCATAAGCTCTATTGTACACCAGGCATGGCGTGACCACAAGAATATGTAGCGAGTAGGGTTTGATTCAGGACACTGCGGCGGGCAGGGCGGCCAGCACTTGCTCGACGGTGATGGCGCGCACGCAGGGATGCAGGGGCAGGTCGGCGTCCGTGAAGTCGAGCCGATTGCAGGGGATGCAGGCCCAGGCGGAGGTGATGACCCGATGACGCGCCGGATCGCCCCAGGGGCCAAAGCTGGCCGCGCTCACCGGGCCGTAGAGGTGGATGGTGGGAACGCCCAGCGCCGCGGCCAGGTGCATGGGGCCGCTGTCCAGGCCGATGACCAGGGCGCTGCGCTGCAGGAGGGCGGCTAACTGCGCCAGGCTGGTTTCACCGACCGCGGAAGGCAGAGGTTCTGGCAGGCCGGGGTTGATGGCCTGCGCCAGGGCGACCTCGCCGGCGCCGCCGGCCAGGAGCGGGGTCAGCCCTCGTGCCTGCAGGGCGGCGGCCAGCGCGGCCCAGGACTCGGCGCGCCAGAGTTTGACGGCCGCGCCCGCGCCCGGCAGCAGTGCGACGAGCGGCCGGTCAGCCAGGCTGCGGCCAGCCAGCCAGGCAGCGGCCCAGGCCGCGGCGGCCGGCGGCACGCTGAAGTGCAGCGGCCCTGGTGTGATCTCCGGCTGGCCGCTGGCCGCGGCAACCAGCGCCAGGTTTTGTTCGACCTCGTGGCGCCGCGGGACGTAGGGAACGGCGGTGGTGAGGAAGGGGGCACATTCGGGGACGGCAAAGCCGAAGCGGCGGGGGATGTGGGCACGTTGGGCCAGCCAGGCGCCCCACCAATGGTCGAAGCGCAGAATGAGCGCCAGGTCGAAATGGCCGGCGCGCAGGCGGTCAGCCTCCGCGGCAAGGAGCCGGTACGGCGCCCAGGGACTGGTGGCGGGCTGGCGCGTGAAACCGGGAAAAGGGAGGGTCAGGATCTCGTCCAGCGCCGGGTGGTCGGCCAGAATGGGCTGACCCCAGGGGCCAACCAGCGCGGTGATGTGCGCGTTGGGCCAGACCTGGCGCAGGCGCTGCAGGGCCGGCGTGGTGAAGAGCAGATCGCCCAGATGATCGGGCCGGATGAGCAGCACACGCTGCGGCGGCGCGGTCGGCGGGGCGGGTGTGGTCCAACGGCTGACGGGCGCCAGGCTGCGCAGGAGCAGCAGGCGCAGGGTTTGACGGGCGCTGCGCTGCCGGCCGGCGGTGCTTTCTGCCTGATGGCGTGCGGCCAGGGCAGCCTGTGCCGGCGCCGGCCAATTCAGGGCATCGTTCACGGCGCGTAGACCGCTTCGAGTCGGGGGACGATGCGTTCCCAGCCGTAGTTGGCCGTGGCGAAGGCGTGCGCCTGCGCGCCCAGGCGCGCGCGCTGCGCCGCGTCGGCCAGCAGGGCGACCACGACCTGGGCGAACGCTGCGGCGCTGTCGGCCAGGCGCAGCTCGTGGCCGTCACGCAGGCCGAAGCCTTCGGCGCCCAGGGTGGTGGAGACGACGGCCCGGCCCAGGGCCAGCGCTTCCAGGACTTTGAGGCGCGTGCCGCTGCCCATGCGGAAAGGCAGCACGCACACGGTCGCGCCGACCAGGAAGGGGCGCACGTCGGGCACGCGGCCGGTGAGGGTGATGTCGGGGCGGTCGGCCAGTCGGGCCAGACGGGGATGTGGCTGCTGGCCGACGATCCAGAAGTGTGCGGCGGGTTCATGGGCGCGTACGCGTGGCAGAATTTCGTCGGCAAACCAGAGCACGGCGTCCACATTGGGGCGGTAGTCCATCTTGCCGCTGAAGACCAGGGCCGGCGCGGTCATTTCCGGCGCGGGAGCGCAGCAGTCGGGCGCAAAGGTTTGCAGATCCACGCCGTTGGGCACGACGGTGACGGCGATGTCGGGCCACAGGCGGCGCAAGGCGTCGGCATCGGCTGGCGAGACGGCGACGACGCGGTCGGCCAGGCGGCAGAGGGCGGCTTCGTACGCGGCCAGTTTGCGCCATTGCACCAGGGAGTAGGCCGCGCCGGCCCAACGCGCGGGGTGGCGCAGATCGGCCAGGGCGGTGCGCTGCTGCAGGATGGTCTCGGCGTTGTGATCGTCGAAGACCAGGCGTAGATGACCGGCCTGGCGCGCGCTTGCCCACGCGGGTTGCCGTTGCAGCCAGGTGACGTAGGGCGCCATTTCGATGCCTTCGACCTGCAGCACGGCGTAGGGTGTCGTTTGCACCAGGTTGAGCAGGGTGTCCTGGAAGGCGCGCACACCGGCCAGGCGCAGCGCCATGTCGGGCAGCGGTGTGCTGATGGTGGTGAGGAGACGACGCCAGGCCGCGCGGGGCGGCGGCGCCGGCAAGGCAATCACCTGGCGGCACAGCGCGGGCAGCGGCGTTTGGGCCGGCGCCAGGTCGGTCGGCTGCATCAGGCTGAGCAGGTCAATGTCATGACGCGGGGCCAGGCGGGCAATCAGGTTGAAATTGCGGATGGTGGTGCCCTGGTGCGGAGGAAAGGGCAGTTGCGGTGTGAGAATGAGCAGGCGGGCCACCAGACGATCTCAAGGCTCCGTGCGTGGGGATGGCAGAGACACCGGGACTGCTGCACTGACGCACTGGTAGACGGCGCGGGTTTCACGTGCTGCGCGCGCCCAGGAGAAGCGCTCGGCGCGTTTGAACCCCTTCTGCTGTAATTCCAACCAGAGTTGGTCGTCGGTGAGCAGCCGCCAGAGCGCGACAGTCAGTTCCTCGGTGTCGTTGGGGGCCACCAACAGAGCGGCATCGCCGACCACTTCCGGCAGGCTGGAGACATTGGCGACGACGGTGGGGGTGCCGCAGGTCATGGCTTCCAGCGGCGGTAAGCCAAAGCCTTCGTAGAAGGATGGATAGGCCAGGCAGCGCGCGGCGTTGAAGAGGAAAACCAGGTCTTCATCATCCACCGCGCCGAGGAAGAGGCAGCGCTTGTCGAGCTTCAACTCATGCACCAGGTCGTAGGCCTCCTGCGAAAGCCAGCCCCTGGCGCCGGCCAGGACGAGGGTGACATCGAGTTTGTAGTCGTCGAGCAGGCGGCGGAAGGCTTTGAGCAGCCCTTGCACGTTCTTGCGTGGTTCGATGGTGCTGACGAACAGGATGAAATCGTCGGGCACGGGGTAGCGAGCTTGCACCTGCGCCAGGGCGTGGGCGCGATCCATGGGGCGGTAGATGGGATTGGGCGCCTCGTAGATGACGGTGATTTTCTGCTCTTCCACGCCGAGCAGGTTGACGATGTCGCGACGGGTGCTGTTGGAGACAGCGATGATGTGATCGGCGCGCTTGACCGCGTCTTCGATCTGACCGTAGTAGCGGGCGCTGGCTTTGGTCAGGAAGTGCGGATAGTGCATGAAAGCCAGGTCGTGAATGGTGATGACCGATTTGCAGCCGCGCGGTTGCCATTGGGGCGGGATGAAGTCGGTACTGTGCAGAATATCGAGTTCCAGGCCTGACCAGATCAACTCCAGGCCCAGCAGGTAGATCTCGAACCGGTTGTGGCTGGGCGTCCAGACCGCGTGGTGTTGAAAATTGCCCTGGCGCGTGAACTGGGTCCGGTCTTTACGGTGTCTGAAGATGTGGAATTCATCGGCACGGTCAAGCGCAGCCAGGGCCTGGATCAAGCGCCAGGTGTACTGGCCGATGCCGGCACGGGTGTAGTAGGCGATGCGTGCATCAATTCCGATACGCATAGAGATGTTGTTTCCCCAGTGGGATGCACGGGATTCGGGGTTCGGGATTCAGAAGAAAGGGCCGGGCGACATCTTACCATCAGGTGTTGACTCCGTCAAATGGTATCGCGGACTTCGGGAGTCTTGCGCGGTCATAGACTCATGCTATAATGGACAGCGGTAACGGGGACGGCAGACGTACAAAAAAAGAGGGTTCATGGATACAACACAATTGGCGCAGATGGTCTCCTGGTTGGACGAGGAACATCGTCGGGACCGGGGTGAAGTCACCAAGCTACAACAGCGGATCGAGAGCCTCAGCGTTGAGTTGGTGGAGCAGGCACGCCGGATCCAGGAGATGGAGGGGCGCCTGGTCAGCACCCAGTCGCAGTTGGTGCGCTTTACCCAGGTGGACGAGGCGCTGCAGCAGTTGAAGAACGAGGTTGTGCTGATGCTGCAGAAGCGCGAGGAGCAGATTGATACCGATCTGCGCGAGCGCGAGCGTCTGCGGGTGAGCGACCGCGAGACCGTGGCGCGCAATGTCAGCGAGATTCGCAAGGAACTGAACCGCTTTGGGCGCATCGAGGAAGAACTGGCGCTGCGTCGTTCGGAAGATCAGCGTTTGAGCGAGCTGGTACTCAATCTGCGCCAAAGCGTGGCGTCGCTGGGTAAGGATGTGGATGAGCGTACGCGCAGCTTGCCCTATCTGGGCGAACAGCGGGTGCAGGACAATAAACGCATCGTGCAGTTGCAGCAAGAAACTGTTGATTTGTTCAAGCGCATCGAGGAGCAGGCCAGTAAGACGCCGATGATGCAGGAGAAGCTGCAGAAGTTGGAGCGCACGGTGGTCAGTATTCAGCCCATTCCGCAGGACATCAAGCGCGAGCAGCAGCAGTTCATCGAGCAGATGCGCGTGGTGGATGTGGATCGCCAGCGTGAGATGACGAAATGGCAGGATGAATTTGTGGCGCAGCGCGAGATCATCGCCCGTCAGCGCGAGGCTATGTTGGCTTTTTCTGAGCAACTCGAAGTGAGCAAATATGCCGTTGCGGAGATCGCTGGATTCCAGGAGGCGATACGCCGCGATATGAACCAGGTGGCGGAGTTGGAGCGCCTGACCGAAGATCGCCAGCGCAGGGAGATGGAAACCTGGCAGGCGGAAAACGAAAAGCGTTGGAAGCGCCAGGTGTTGCAGTGGGAGCATGAGGTGCAGGAGCAGGACAAGATCAACCGCCAGTTGGCCGCACGCTTCCCCTCGTTGGAAGAACGCCAGCGGGTACACGACGGGCAGATTCAACGCCTGTGGCGTTTGCACGAGACACACGGCCTGTCGCGCCTGGCCGAGGCTCAGCGCTGGCTGGGGCAACTCGAAGAATCGCTCAAGGATCGCGCCGCAACGCACGGGGAGTGAGCGGAAATGCGAGTCATTGGAACGGCCGGCCATGTGGATCATGGTAAATCTACCCTGGTGATGGCCCTGACCGGGATGGATCCAGACCGGCTGCAAGAAGAAAAAGCGCGTGAGATGACGATTGACCTGGGCTTCGCCTGGATGACGCTGCCCGCGGTCAACGGACAGACCGAGCGCGTGGGCGTGGTGGATGTGCCGGGCCACATTGACTTCATCAAGAACATGCTGGCCGGCGTGGGCGGCATCGATGCGGCGCTGCTGGTCGTGGCGGCCGATGAAGGGGTCATGCCGCAGACGCGTGAGCATGTCGCCATCCTCGACCTGTTGCAGATTCCCACCAGCGTGGTCGCCCTGACCAAAATTGACATGGTTGACGATCCGGACTGGATCGAGCTGGTGCAGGAAGAGATTAAGGATTTGCTGGCCCCCACCTGCCTGGCCGGCGCGCCGATGGCGCCGGTGTCCGCGCGCAAGCGGCTGGGCCTGGAAGCCCTGCTGCAGACCCTGGCCCGCCAGTTGGCACAGGCGCCGGCGCGGCCGGACCGTGGACGGCCGCGCCTGGCCGTGGATCGTTCGTTTAGCATCGCCGGCTTCGGCACCGTGGTCACCGGCACCTTGCTCGATGGCGTGCTGCATGTCGGCGATGAGGTTGAGATTTTGCCGGCCGGCCTGAAGAGTCGCGTGCGCGGGTTGCAGACCCACAAGGAAAAAGTGGAGTCCGCGCGGCCGGGCAGCCGCGTGGCGGTCAACCTGATTGGCGTGCGACCCGATGAAGTGCCGCGCGGCCAGGTGATTTGCGTGCCGGGCAGTCTGAGCAACAGCATCCTGCTCGATGTGAGCGTGCGGCTGTTGCCCACGGTGGCGCCTCTCAAACACAATCAGTTGGTAGATGTCTTCAGCGGCGCGGCCGAGGTGCCGGCCTATGTGCGCCTGCTGGACTGTGAGATTTTGGAGCCAGGACGCCAGGGCTGGGTGCAACTTCGCCTGGAACGACCGCTGGCCCTGGCGCGGGGCGATCATTTCATCATCCGCCAGCCTTCGCCCAGCCACACCCTGGGCGGCGGGCTTGTGGTGGATGCACGTCCGGCGCGGCGCTGGCGGCGCTTCCGGCCTGAGACGATCAACCGCCTGGAAACCCTGTCGCACGGCACGCCGGCCGAAATCTGGCTGCAGGCGCTGAGCAAGGAGGAACCGGCGCCGGTGCGCAGTGTGCATGGCCGCAGCGGCCTGGCTGACCACCTGGCGCAGGCGGCCCTGCTGGAGGCCCGCGCGGCCGGCGATGTGATCGTGCTGGGCGGCGCCGCAGAGCCGGGGTCGGAGACGCTGGTCATCTCACGCAGCGGATGGGGTCAGGTCAGCGGCCGGCTGAGCGCCATCCTGGACGAGACCCATCGCGCCTTTCCCTTGCGTGGCGGGATGCCCAAAGGGGAATTGAAATCACGGCTGGACCAGGGACGCTCCGCGCCATTGGCGCCGCGGGCTTTCAACGACCTGCTGAGCTACGCCGAAGGCACGGGGCTGCTGCACGTCAGCGAGGCGGCTGTGCGGCGGGCCGGCCACGCGGTGACCTTCGACGCCAGCCAGCAGGCGCTGGTCAAGCGCCAACTGGCCGCGTTTCGGCAGCAGCCGTACACGCCGCCCGGCCTGGCCGAGGTGCGCGCGGCGCTGGGCGATGAGCTGCTGGCCGCGCTGTTGGAGCAGGGGCAGTTGGTCAAACTCAACGAGGATGTGGCCTTCAACGCGGCGACGTATCAAGAACTGCTGGCCGCGGTCAAAGAGATCATCCAGCAGGAGGGCAGCGTCACCGTCGCGCAGGTGCGCGACCGCTTCAACACCAGCCGCAAATACGCACTGGCGCTGCTCGAATACCTGGACAGCATCCGCGTCACCCGTCGCGTCGGCGACGCGCGCGTACTTCGCTAAATAATGACTGTATCGAGCGAGACGATGGACTGGCGAGCGTTTGGAGAAGGCGTGATTGCCGGCTATGGTATTGCCATACCGGTGGGCGCGATTGCCATTCTGATTGTGGATACGGCCCTGCGCGGCGGCTTTATCGCTGGTTTCATGGCCGGCGCCGGCGCGGCCTCGGCCGATCTGCTCTACGCCGCGCTGGCCGCAGTGGCCGGACAGACTCTGGCCCTGGCGCTGGCGCCGTTTGCCGTGACGCTGCGTCTGCTCAGCGCGCTGGTGCTGCTTGCCCTGGGCGGCTGGGGCTTGTGGCGCTTGCATCGCCGCACGGCCGGCGCCGCGCCAGACCCGGTCGTGGCCGCCAGCGCCTGGCGCACCTACACGCAGTTCCTGGGCCTGACCCTCCTCAACCCGCTGACCGTCGCCTACTTCGGCTCGCTGATCCTGGGCAACGGCGCCGGTCACCTGGCAACGACCGCGGGCCGCGTCGTGTTCGTCCTGGGCGCGGCCGTGGCCTCCCTCTCGTGGCAGTCGCTCCTCGCCTTGATCGGCGCGGCGGCCCATCGCCGTCTCTCGCCCCGCTTTCAGCTCCTCACCAGCCTGCTCGGCAACCTGATCGTCCTGCTGCTCGGCCTGCGCATCGCCTGGCAGGTGCTGGCCGCGTAGAGGTTGTTACGACGGCCATTGCGGAATGAGGCCCGCGAAAATAGAAGAGAAGATCCTGGGCAGACCGGCCCACGACACGATGTAACCGCGGCGTTCGAGTTGGCGCAGGAGATAGTGCTGCGTGTCCGGCACGGGGACGCCGGTCGCCAGGCTGCGCAGGACACTGCGCTCTTCAGCTTTCAGATGCTGCCAGATGTACTGGAAATGATCCTCAGTTTCGTCCGCAAATTCGATGGCAGCCCGCGTCATGTCTTGATGGCTGACGCCCTGGCCGTTGTGCCACTCGAACAACACGGCACAGGCAGTCTGCAAGAAGAAGGGATGCGTTCCGGCCCACTGCAGCAGTGTGTCGGCGTAGGGCGCCAGCGGTCGGCCGGCCGCGGCCGAGGGCTGTGCGATCAGCGCCAGCGCTTCTTCACGACTGAAGGGGCCGAGCGAAACCCGCGTAAAGATGTTGAAGAAGGGCGATTCTTTGATCTCCCCGCTGTGCCCCAACTCCTGCAGATCAATTTGCGATGAGGTGACGTAAGCCACAGCATGGCTGTTGGCAATACCGCGTAGAAAGGCCAGGAACTCGGTCACATTGGCCGCGGGAATGTTCGGGTTGCTGGCAATGGCCTCGAACTCGTCGAAGAAGATCACCAGACGCCGGCCCGAGGCTTCGATGCGCTGTACGGCCGCCTTGAAGGTGTCATAGCCGCTGCCCGCGTCGGAGGTGATCGTTTCGCCCAGGGCGCGGCTCAGTTCGGCAAAGAGCGCCTGGAAAATCTGCGCGGCCTGATAGTCCTTGCGCTCTGACAGATCCATGAAGACGCACACCAGGCTGGCTGCATCGGGAATAGATGCCTGCCGGTTGGCGGGGTGATAGGCCTGGTAGAGCAGCGACGATTTGCCGATGCGCCGTTCGCCCACCACCGCCACCGACTGCGGCCGCTGATTGCCGATGCGCGCGAGAATCTTGCGCAGCTCGCGCTCCCGGCCAAAGAACTCGGCCGGGTTCGTGATCATCTTGCGGTTGAGGTATGGGTTCGTCGTCATGGCGGATCCTTGGCGGGGCGCATGAGCAGATGCTCCTGGCTTGCCTGCACGTTCTTCAGTGTCTTCAGTGTCTTCAGTGTTCAGCCAGCGTCTGCCACAGGCTGTGATCTTCCGCAATCCAGTGACGCAAGAAATCAATCCGATAGCGGAAGCGATCGTCCTGGCGCTCCAACAGTTCCTGGCGCACCAACGCGGCCAGGGCGGTTCGCTCCTGGTCGGGCGTCAGGCCGCTGTGGTGTGGTTCCAGTTGCGCGGTCAACGCGGCCGCGCTGAGCCAGGCGTCGCCATCCGTGAGAAAAGCCGCCAACCCCGCCAGCACCAGTCGTTCCGCGCGATTAGCCTCATTCCACAGGTAGATCATGTGCGGTAACGGGTTTTCCACCAGGTCGGTCACGGCCTCCTGCAGCGCTGCGAGGCTGACGGTCGGCTGTGACTCCTGCAGCGCGGCGTCTACGATGGTGGAACAGAGGCCCTGCGTAAAATAGGGGTGGCCAGCGCCCAGGCGCAAGACCGCGGCCAGTGCAGCCTCATCGTAG
The window above is part of the Candidatus Amarolinea dominans genome. Proteins encoded here:
- a CDS encoding polysaccharide deacetylase family protein, with protein sequence MSSNLLPRVAPLLLLVGGLMITLGACAPIAPPTATWTPTPTPSSTPTLTPSLTPTLTPSVAPTLTPSLTPTPSATRTPTPTFTPTSTVTPGPTPDAQVRSANVPILMYHYVSAPPPEADIYRRDLSVTPDQLAGQIEAMAAAGFVSVRLSDLISYLATGRPLLPPKSVVLTFDDGYQDNFDNAFPLLKQAGFTATFFVITDFVDAGRPGYMTWDELRELHDAGMDIGSHSRDHPDLAGRAADFLVWQVLGSREMIESRLGFTPRAFCYPSGRYDPLAVQVVQSANFWGAVTTRQGATHDSEHLFELTRVRIRGGHTVADVMRLLTTDW
- a CDS encoding methyltransferase domain-containing protein, which gives rise to MDNSNLVLAEDKHWWFASRTRAILGLLDRFLPADPQRLVLDVGCGAGNMAHHLAHYGRVIGIDPNPKPLRVAQARGLDVREGSADALPFADAAFGLVALLDTVEHVPNETGVFAECYRVLRPGGHLLITVPALMALWSQNDVLNAHQRRYTAPELASKLQQQDFQVLHKSYNNFFIFPLAASLILLRRGRAEPKLASPHFDDEAYQVEMEAASPLVNTVLTGVGKVEAALVRRLALPIGTSIICLARKPLR
- a CDS encoding glycosyltransferase family 9 protein, with product MNDALNWPAPAQAALAARHQAESTAGRQRSARQTLRLLLLRSLAPVSRWTTPAPPTAPPQRVLLIRPDHLGDLLFTTPALQRLRQVWPNAHITALVGPWGQPILADHPALDEILTLPFPGFTRQPATSPWAPYRLLAAEADRLRAGHFDLALILRFDHWWGAWLAQRAHIPRRFGFAVPECAPFLTTAVPYVPRRHEVEQNLALVAAASGQPEITPGPLHFSVPPAAAAWAAAWLAGRSLADRPLVALLPGAGAAVKLWRAESWAALAAALQARGLTPLLAGGAGEVALAQAINPGLPEPLPSAVGETSLAQLAALLQRSALVIGLDSGPMHLAAALGVPTIHLYGPVSAASFGPWGDPARHRVITSAWACIPCNRLDFTDADLPLHPCVRAITVEQVLAALPAAVS
- a CDS encoding glycosyltransferase; translated protein: MARLLILTPQLPFPPHQGTTIRNFNLIARLAPRHDIDLLSLMQPTDLAPAQTPLPALCRQVIALPAPPPRAAWRRLLTTISTPLPDMALRLAGVRAFQDTLLNLVQTTPYAVLQVEGIEMAPYVTWLQRQPAWASARQAGHLRLVFDDHNAETILQQRTALADLRHPARWAGAAYSLVQWRKLAAYEAALCRLADRVVAVSPADADALRRLWPDIAVTVVPNGVDLQTFAPDCCAPAPEMTAPALVFSGKMDYRPNVDAVLWFADEILPRVRAHEPAAHFWIVGQQPHPRLARLADRPDITLTGRVPDVRPFLVGATVCVLPFRMGSGTRLKVLEALALGRAVVSTTLGAEGFGLRDGHELRLADSAAAFAQVVVALLADAAQRARLGAQAHAFATANYGWERIVPRLEAVYAP
- a CDS encoding glycosyltransferase family 4 protein, with protein sequence MRIGIDARIAYYTRAGIGQYTWRLIQALAALDRADEFHIFRHRKDRTQFTRQGNFQHHAVWTPSHNRFEIYLLGLELIWSGLELDILHSTDFIPPQWQPRGCKSVITIHDLAFMHYPHFLTKASARYYGQIEDAVKRADHIIAVSNSTRRDIVNLLGVEEQKITVIYEAPNPIYRPMDRAHALAQVQARYPVPDDFILFVSTIEPRKNVQGLLKAFRRLLDDYKLDVTLVLAGARGWLSQEAYDLVHELKLDKRCLFLGAVDDEDLVFLFNAARCLAYPSFYEGFGLPPLEAMTCGTPTVVANVSSLPEVVGDAALLVAPNDTEELTVALWRLLTDDQLWLELQQKGFKRAERFSWARAARETRAVYQCVSAAVPVSLPSPRTEP
- the selB gene encoding selenocysteine-specific translation elongation factor, which gives rise to MRVIGTAGHVDHGKSTLVMALTGMDPDRLQEEKAREMTIDLGFAWMTLPAVNGQTERVGVVDVPGHIDFIKNMLAGVGGIDAALLVVAADEGVMPQTREHVAILDLLQIPTSVVALTKIDMVDDPDWIELVQEEIKDLLAPTCLAGAPMAPVSARKRLGLEALLQTLARQLAQAPARPDRGRPRLAVDRSFSIAGFGTVVTGTLLDGVLHVGDEVEILPAGLKSRVRGLQTHKEKVESARPGSRVAVNLIGVRPDEVPRGQVICVPGSLSNSILLDVSVRLLPTVAPLKHNQLVDVFSGAAEVPAYVRLLDCEILEPGRQGWVQLRLERPLALARGDHFIIRQPSPSHTLGGGLVVDARPARRWRRFRPETINRLETLSHGTPAEIWLQALSKEEPAPVRSVHGRSGLADHLAQAALLEARAAGDVIVLGGAAEPGSETLVISRSGWGQVSGRLSAILDETHRAFPLRGGMPKGELKSRLDQGRSAPLAPRAFNDLLSYAEGTGLLHVSEAAVRRAGHAVTFDASQQALVKRQLAAFRQQPYTPPGLAEVRAALGDELLAALLEQGQLVKLNEDVAFNAATYQELLAAVKEIIQQEGSVTVAQVRDRFNTSRKYALALLEYLDSIRVTRRVGDARVLR
- a CDS encoding LysE family transporter gives rise to the protein MDWRAFGEGVIAGYGIAIPVGAIAILIVDTALRGGFIAGFMAGAGAASADLLYAALAAVAGQTLALALAPFAVTLRLLSALVLLALGGWGLWRLHRRTAGAAPDPVVAASAWRTYTQFLGLTLLNPLTVAYFGSLILGNGAGHLATTAGRVVFVLGAAVASLSWQSLLALIGAAAHRRLSPRFQLLTSLLGNLIVLLLGLRIAWQVLAA
- a CDS encoding ATP-binding protein, producing MTTNPYLNRKMITNPAEFFGRERELRKILARIGNQRPQSVAVVGERRIGKSSLLYQAYHPANRQASIPDAASLVCVFMDLSERKDYQAAQIFQALFAELSRALGETITSDAGSGYDTFKAAVQRIEASGRRLVIFFDEFEAIASNPNIPAANVTEFLAFLRGIANSHAVAYVTSSQIDLQELGHSGEIKESPFFNIFTRVSLGPFSREEALALIAQPSAAAGRPLAPYADTLLQWAGTHPFFLQTACAVLFEWHNGQGVSHQDMTRAAIEFADETEDHFQYIWQHLKAEERSVLRSLATGVPVPDTQHYLLRQLERRGYIVSWAGLPRIFSSIFAGLIPQWPS